In Thermocrinis minervae, a single genomic region encodes these proteins:
- a CDS encoding recombination protein O N-terminal domain-containing protein, translating to MSIISPSMSSKARILVLKRFLAGDEDLIAKVYGIFGIESAFVRKGVLPESPFFGIFEPFNMMELCFEEKNGIVIPLDVSDLEPLSYLSLESYQRYLWMSAVASFILKYAQFYDEKLFSTFTFYLKKRVTNVKAFYLRLFIDFMNALGIYNLNVFGEEERRLLHIIESSDEKYLSRLKIDELLYRKTLKALEERIQNSL from the coding sequence TATGAGCTCCAAAGCTCGTATCTTGGTACTTAAGAGGTTCTTGGCCGGTGATGAAGACCTTATAGCAAAGGTTTATGGCATATTTGGGATAGAGAGCGCGTTTGTAAGAAAGGGAGTGCTGCCAGAGAGTCCTTTCTTTGGAATCTTTGAACCTTTCAACATGATGGAACTCTGCTTTGAAGAGAAAAATGGGATAGTAATCCCATTGGATGTTTCTGACCTTGAGCCTCTGTCTTACCTCTCCTTAGAGTCTTATCAGAGGTACCTGTGGATGTCTGCAGTAGCTTCCTTCATCCTTAAGTATGCACAGTTCTATGATGAAAAACTATTTAGTACGTTTACCTTCTACCTCAAGAAGAGAGTAACAAACGTAAAAGCTTTTTATCTTAGATTATTCATAGACTTTATGAACGCTTTAGGTATATACAACCTCAATGTGTTTGGTGAAGAAGAGAGAAGATTACTTCATATAATAGAAAGCTCAGATGAGAAGTACCTAAGTCGGCTAAAGATAGATGAACTTCTTTACAGGAAAACCTTAAAAGCCCTTGAGGAACGTATCCAAAACAGTCTGTAA
- the acs gene encoding acetate--CoA ligase — protein sequence MDRDEVLLKVEEKYYPPKHIVEGAWVKDYESLYKESIQDREGFWAKVAQELHWFKPWQKVLEWNYPYAKWFVGAKTNICYNCLDRHVLNGKRNKVAYIWVGEDNEEKKITYGELLELVSRIANGLKSLGVKKGDRVSIYMPNTIEAIAAMLACARIGAIHSVVFAGFSEGALRLRIEDAKAKVVFTASYTKRRGKKIDLLTTVKKAIDGLTFVEKVVVWDRDKDAELDGNTFIDFETLVKSSSPECPPEEMDAEDPLFILYTSGTTGKPKGVLHTTGGYMVGTYYTTKVVFDLKEDDIYWCTADIGWITGHSYIVYGPLANGATSLITEGAPDYPDPGRWWSYVEKYRVNIFYTAPTAIRMFMKYGEQWPAKYDLSSLRILGSVGEPINPEAWHWYYKHIGREKCVIVDTWWQTETGAHMITTVPSYPAKPGKAGKPFFTIEAAVVDSSGKELPPNTVGNLVIKNPWPSMLRTCWGEPERYEKYWNTIPGFYLTGDLATYDEEGYIMILGRADDVLNVAGHRIGTMEVESALVDHPAVAEAAVIGKPHEIKGESIKAFVILKQGYEPSEKLAEDIKQHVRNVLGPIAVPDEIEFVDKLPKTRSGKIMRRVLKARELGLPVGDISTLED from the coding sequence ATGGATAGGGATGAAGTTCTCCTAAAAGTCGAGGAGAAGTATTACCCACCCAAACACATAGTGGAAGGTGCCTGGGTAAAGGATTATGAGAGTCTCTACAAGGAGTCTATCCAAGATAGGGAAGGCTTCTGGGCAAAGGTAGCCCAAGAACTACACTGGTTCAAGCCATGGCAGAAGGTCTTAGAGTGGAACTACCCTTATGCCAAATGGTTCGTAGGTGCAAAAACAAACATATGCTACAACTGCCTGGACAGACACGTGCTTAACGGAAAGAGGAACAAAGTAGCCTACATATGGGTGGGTGAAGATAATGAAGAGAAGAAGATAACCTACGGAGAGCTTCTTGAGCTTGTAAGCAGGATAGCCAACGGACTTAAATCCCTCGGTGTGAAAAAAGGTGACAGGGTTTCTATATACATGCCCAATACCATAGAAGCTATAGCCGCCATGTTAGCCTGTGCCCGTATAGGAGCTATCCACAGCGTTGTTTTTGCAGGTTTCTCAGAGGGAGCCTTAAGGTTAAGGATTGAAGACGCAAAGGCAAAGGTGGTATTTACGGCAAGCTACACCAAGAGGAGAGGTAAGAAGATAGACCTACTTACAACCGTTAAAAAGGCCATAGATGGACTTACTTTTGTAGAAAAGGTAGTAGTATGGGACAGGGATAAGGATGCAGAGCTTGATGGTAACACCTTTATAGACTTTGAGACCCTTGTAAAGAGCTCCTCCCCCGAGTGTCCACCAGAGGAGATGGACGCAGAAGATCCCCTCTTTATCCTGTACACTTCAGGAACCACAGGAAAGCCCAAAGGAGTGCTCCACACCACGGGTGGGTACATGGTAGGTACGTACTACACCACCAAGGTGGTCTTTGACCTAAAAGAAGATGACATATACTGGTGTACGGCAGACATAGGATGGATAACAGGTCACAGCTACATAGTCTACGGCCCACTTGCCAACGGAGCCACGTCCCTTATAACCGAAGGAGCACCAGACTACCCAGATCCAGGAAGATGGTGGAGCTACGTAGAAAAGTACAGGGTAAACATCTTCTACACAGCCCCCACTGCCATTAGGATGTTCATGAAGTATGGAGAGCAGTGGCCTGCCAAGTACGACCTGTCGTCCCTCAGAATACTCGGAAGTGTAGGAGAACCCATCAACCCAGAGGCCTGGCACTGGTACTACAAACATATAGGAAGGGAAAAGTGTGTTATCGTAGACACCTGGTGGCAAACAGAAACTGGAGCCCATATGATAACCACCGTACCCTCTTACCCTGCAAAGCCAGGCAAAGCAGGAAAACCCTTCTTTACCATAGAGGCAGCCGTAGTAGACAGCAGTGGTAAGGAGCTGCCGCCTAACACAGTAGGTAACCTGGTGATAAAGAACCCCTGGCCTTCCATGCTTAGGACATGCTGGGGAGAACCCGAAAGGTACGAAAAGTATTGGAACACCATACCAGGCTTTTACCTTACGGGAGACCTAGCCACCTACGACGAGGAAGGTTACATCATGATCCTTGGAAGGGCCGACGACGTTCTAAACGTGGCAGGACACAGGATAGGGACCATGGAAGTGGAGAGTGCACTAGTAGACCATCCAGCCGTAGCAGAAGCCGCCGTAATAGGAAAACCGCACGAGATAAAAGGAGAGAGCATAAAGGCCTTCGTCATACTAAAGCAGGGTTATGAACCTTCTGAAAAACTAGCAGAGGATATAAAGCAGCATGTAAGGAACGTCCTCGGACCCATAGCGGTACCAGACGAGATAGAGTTCGTGGATAAGCTTCCCAAGACAAGGAGCGGTAAGATAATGAGAAGGGTACTAAAGGCAAGAGAGCTAGGCTTACCTGTAGGGGATATATCCACCCTAGAAGACTAA
- a CDS encoding DUF485 domain-containing protein codes for MKEILQSKEFEQLVSAKNTVAFTLTALELIVYFGFILLLAFNKQIFSIKIGESMPLGIPLGIGVIVISWILTGVYVYWSNKVYDQKVQEIKKKLGR; via the coding sequence ATGAAGGAAATTTTACAATCCAAGGAGTTTGAGCAGCTGGTATCAGCAAAGAATACTGTGGCCTTTACACTTACGGCATTGGAGCTTATAGTCTACTTTGGTTTTATACTTTTGCTCGCTTTTAACAAGCAGATTTTTTCGATAAAGATAGGAGAAAGCATGCCCTTGGGAATACCCTTAGGCATAGGGGTAATCGTCATTTCTTGGATACTTACAGGAGTATACGTATACTGGTCTAACAAGGTCTACGATCAGAAGGTTCAGGAGATAAAGAAAAAGCTAGGGAGGTAA
- the nikR gene encoding nickel-responsive transcriptional regulator NikR — protein MERFCISIPKELLQRLDDMLTEKGYSSRSEFIRDLIREKLVEKKWEEEGEVFGVMVLVYDHHTKGVTDKLIQIQHMERIKVISSLHIHISHHDCLEVIVMRGKGDEIQRLANHMESLRGVKFSKLIRAAYLEA, from the coding sequence ATGGAAAGGTTTTGCATTTCCATACCAAAGGAACTCCTTCAAAGACTTGATGATATGCTAACTGAGAAAGGATATTCTTCCAGGTCAGAGTTTATAAGGGACCTCATAAGGGAAAAGTTGGTAGAAAAGAAATGGGAGGAAGAGGGCGAAGTATTCGGAGTTATGGTACTCGTATACGATCATCACACAAAAGGGGTAACTGACAAACTCATACAGATACAACATATGGAGCGTATTAAAGTCATAAGCTCCCTACATATCCACATCAGCCATCACGATTGTTTAGAGGTGATAGTTATGAGAGGAAAGGGGGACGAAATTCAAAGACTGGCTAATCATATGGAAAGTCTTAGAGGAGTAAAGTTTTCAAAGCTTATAAGGGCAGCTTACCTAGAAGCATGA
- the secA gene encoding preprotein translocase subunit SecA, whose product MLDWLLRKLFGTKSEREVKKLRKFVEEIGKKERELDELSNRELVELSRELHRKVLDDHELKEDIIRGRIREEVLLAFALVREAGKRTLGLRFFDVQLIGGLVLHQGKIAEMKTGEGKTLVATSAVYVNALTDEGVHVVTVNDYLARRDATWMGPIYKFFDLSVGVINSDYSSYRVEWADEELARKAIEEDWRVWPKGYFEEVLPSDKINVSAKKAFLTKLVPCTRREAYEAHITYGTNNEFGFDYLRDNMAFSLDEIVQVKNHNYAIVDEVDSILIDEARVPLIISGPSQMDTSIYYLADSIVRQLKKDIDYIVDEKNRTVLLTEEGIRKAEKLAGVDNLYDIKNIELLHAINQSLRAHNLFKRDVHYIVRDGEVLIVDEFTGRVLPGRRWSDGLHQAIEVKEGVPIQQENQTLASITFQNYFKLYRKLAGMTGTAETEALEFKEIYGLDVVVIPTHKPVRRKDHPDVVYKTKKEKWQAVVDIIKEEHKKGRPILVGTVSIEDSEHLSRLLQKEGIPHNVLNAKHHEREAEIIAQAGRVGAVTISTNMAGRGTDILLGGNPEYLARQMLKERGINPEEATEEQWKEALEDAYKITEEEKKKVIELGGLLVIGTERHESRRIDNQLRGRAGRQGDPGESRFILSLEDDLLRIFGGDRVKKLMDFLKIPEGEPIESRLVTKAIQNAQKRVEAQNFQIRKRLLEYDNVMNIQRNTVYSMRRDILEGKDLEEYLKEFIHDVLEAKVNELLPEDEPELWNVKALEEYLLELTGQPINIPQVRDKEELVEVLTQELLGIVEEKKQELTEEVFKEALRVIMLHTLDQLWREHLHVLDRLREGIYLRGYAAKDPLVEYKKEAFYIFENMLFNFKERTVSDVLKVKIASPEELQEEELKQQEEHQKVLQSAVLSTVESQPEQKGPRKKTLKERLQEKKKR is encoded by the coding sequence ATGTTAGACTGGCTATTGAGAAAACTCTTTGGAACAAAAAGCGAAAGAGAGGTAAAAAAGTTAAGAAAGTTTGTAGAGGAGATAGGAAAAAAGGAGAGAGAACTTGACGAACTCTCTAACAGGGAGCTAGTTGAGCTGTCTAGAGAGCTACACAGAAAGGTTTTAGATGATCATGAACTAAAGGAAGACATAATAAGAGGTAGGATAAGGGAAGAGGTGCTTTTGGCCTTTGCCCTGGTCCGTGAGGCTGGGAAGAGAACCCTTGGACTTAGGTTCTTTGATGTGCAGCTAATAGGTGGTCTTGTGCTACACCAAGGCAAGATAGCGGAGATGAAAACGGGAGAAGGAAAGACTTTGGTCGCCACTTCTGCTGTGTATGTAAATGCTCTCACGGACGAGGGTGTCCACGTGGTGACAGTAAACGATTACCTTGCCAGAAGGGACGCCACATGGATGGGGCCTATCTACAAGTTCTTTGACCTTTCGGTGGGTGTTATAAACTCAGACTACTCATCCTACAGGGTAGAGTGGGCTGACGAAGAACTTGCAAGAAAGGCTATAGAAGAAGATTGGAGAGTATGGCCTAAAGGGTACTTCGAAGAGGTTTTACCATCGGATAAGATAAACGTCTCGGCCAAAAAGGCATTCCTTACAAAGCTTGTACCATGCACAAGGAGAGAAGCTTACGAAGCACACATAACTTATGGCACCAACAACGAGTTTGGCTTTGATTACCTTAGAGACAACATGGCCTTCTCCTTGGATGAGATAGTACAGGTTAAGAACCATAACTACGCTATAGTGGACGAGGTAGACTCCATCCTCATAGATGAGGCCAGGGTACCCTTGATAATTTCAGGACCTTCTCAGATGGATACCTCCATTTACTATCTTGCAGACAGCATTGTAAGGCAGCTCAAAAAGGACATAGACTACATAGTAGATGAAAAAAATAGGACAGTTCTGCTTACAGAGGAGGGTATAAGGAAGGCAGAAAAGCTTGCTGGTGTTGATAACCTCTATGATATAAAGAACATAGAACTGTTACATGCTATAAATCAAAGCCTAAGAGCTCACAACCTCTTCAAGCGGGATGTGCACTACATAGTGAGGGACGGTGAGGTACTCATAGTGGACGAATTTACTGGAAGGGTTCTCCCTGGAAGAAGGTGGAGTGACGGACTCCATCAAGCTATAGAGGTGAAGGAAGGTGTTCCCATACAGCAGGAGAACCAAACTCTGGCGAGCATAACCTTCCAGAACTACTTTAAGCTCTACAGGAAACTGGCGGGTATGACAGGAACCGCAGAGACCGAAGCGTTGGAGTTTAAAGAGATATACGGACTGGATGTAGTAGTAATACCTACACACAAGCCTGTAAGGAGGAAGGACCACCCTGATGTGGTGTACAAGACTAAGAAGGAAAAGTGGCAGGCAGTGGTGGACATTATAAAAGAGGAACACAAAAAAGGAAGACCCATACTGGTAGGCACTGTATCCATAGAAGATTCTGAACATCTATCCAGGCTACTCCAGAAGGAAGGTATACCTCACAACGTCCTGAACGCAAAGCACCACGAGAGGGAGGCCGAGATAATAGCTCAGGCGGGCAGAGTAGGAGCTGTGACCATATCCACAAACATGGCAGGTAGGGGAACAGACATACTCTTGGGTGGAAACCCCGAATACCTGGCAAGGCAGATGCTAAAGGAAAGGGGTATAAACCCAGAAGAAGCAACTGAAGAACAATGGAAGGAAGCCTTAGAAGATGCGTACAAGATAACGGAAGAAGAGAAGAAAAAGGTAATAGAGCTGGGCGGTCTTCTGGTGATCGGTACAGAAAGGCATGAATCTAGAAGGATAGACAACCAGCTAAGAGGTAGGGCAGGAAGACAGGGAGACCCAGGAGAATCTAGGTTCATCCTATCCTTAGAAGATGATCTTCTGCGTATATTTGGCGGAGACAGAGTAAAGAAGCTCATGGACTTCCTCAAGATACCAGAGGGTGAACCAATAGAAAGTAGGTTGGTCACAAAGGCCATACAGAATGCACAGAAGAGGGTAGAAGCTCAAAACTTCCAGATAAGAAAAAGGCTCCTTGAGTACGACAACGTGATGAATATTCAGAGGAACACAGTTTACTCTATGCGTAGAGATATACTGGAAGGCAAGGACCTAGAAGAATATCTAAAGGAGTTTATACATGACGTGCTTGAAGCTAAGGTCAATGAACTACTCCCTGAGGATGAACCAGAACTTTGGAATGTAAAAGCTCTAGAAGAATACCTTCTTGAGTTGACTGGACAACCCATAAACATACCTCAGGTAAGGGACAAAGAGGAGCTAGTAGAAGTTCTAACGCAGGAACTGCTAGGCATAGTGGAAGAGAAAAAGCAAGAGCTTACAGAAGAAGTCTTTAAAGAGGCCTTAAGAGTGATCATGTTGCACACTCTTGATCAACTTTGGAGAGAGCACCTACACGTCCTTGACAGGCTAAGAGAAGGTATATACCTCAGGGGGTACGCTGCAAAGGATCCTCTAGTAGAGTACAAGAAAGAGGCTTTCTACATCTTTGAAAACATGCTGTTTAACTTCAAAGAAAGAACAGTCTCTGATGTTCTCAAAGTCAAAATAGCTTCCCCAGAAGAGCTTCAAGAAGAAGAATTAAAACAACAAGAAGAACATCAGAAGGTATTGCAGAGTGCAGTGTTGAGCACTGTAGAAAGTCAACCAGAACAAAAAGGACCACGGAAGAAAACCTTAAAGGAAAGGCTTCAGGAAAAGAAGAAAAGATGA
- the rfaE2 gene encoding D-glycero-beta-D-manno-heptose 1-phosphate adenylyltransferase: protein MILNLEDLLRILESERKGKVVVFTNGCFDILHAGHVSYLTKAKSFGDILIVAINSDESIRRIKGPKRPIIPQHMRAYVVNNLKPVDYVVIFEEDTPEKLIRAIRPDVLVKGEDWDIHNIVGADFVMSYGGRVERVPFEFDISTSKIIQTVLSRFCEG from the coding sequence ATGATACTAAACCTTGAAGACTTGCTTAGGATTTTAGAAAGCGAGAGAAAAGGAAAGGTAGTAGTGTTCACCAACGGATGCTTTGACATACTCCACGCAGGCCATGTTAGCTACCTTACAAAGGCAAAGAGTTTTGGAGATATCCTCATAGTAGCTATAAACTCAGATGAATCCATAAGAAGGATAAAGGGGCCCAAAAGACCTATCATTCCTCAACACATGAGGGCTTATGTGGTAAACAACCTAAAGCCAGTGGATTATGTGGTCATATTCGAAGAAGACACACCAGAAAAACTTATAAGGGCCATAAGGCCAGATGTTTTGGTAAAAGGAGAAGACTGGGATATCCATAACATAGTAGGTGCTGACTTTGTTATGTCCTACGGTGGAAGAGTAGAGAGGGTTCCCTTTGAGTTTGACATCTCCACGAGTAAGATAATCCAAACAGTACTCTCACGCTTCTGTGAAGGTTAA
- a CDS encoding HD domain-containing protein, with protein sequence MVKEFSDPIHGFIRAYPHELKLIDSFYLQRLRHIKQLGVCYLVFPSAQHTRFEHSLGVMHLAGELYKALGYTDEKLYKIVRLAGLLHDVGHPPFSHTTEVLLGDKDHEKLGKSLVLERMADMLREDFSFEDMELVCRIAFKEPKNEEEKKLSQIVVGDLGADRMDYLRRDAYFCGTSYGLFDYGRILSHLRHQEGKLCVSYSAVTPLENFFLGRYFMYAQVYFHKVVRILSIHLNELIKSMKDADLHFSTDAEFISYCMKNYEDEKVRRIFGREHYREVYTTTDEKEFAQVKEFLLEKYPEELLRFDVCKKRLMDEEVWVERKEDLVRLRDVSQILANVKDLVICRVYAHRDVHREITRWFSKAQRV encoded by the coding sequence ATGGTAAAGGAGTTTTCGGATCCTATTCATGGCTTTATAAGGGCGTATCCCCATGAGCTTAAACTCATAGACTCCTTTTATCTCCAAAGGCTCAGGCATATAAAACAGTTAGGTGTTTGTTACCTGGTGTTTCCTTCAGCTCAACATACGAGGTTTGAGCATTCTCTAGGTGTTATGCACCTTGCTGGTGAACTCTACAAGGCACTCGGTTATACAGACGAAAAGCTTTACAAGATAGTGAGGCTTGCTGGTCTTCTTCACGATGTGGGTCATCCACCTTTTTCACATACCACTGAAGTTTTGTTGGGAGACAAGGACCATGAGAAGTTGGGGAAAAGCCTTGTTCTGGAACGTATGGCAGATATGCTAAGGGAGGATTTTAGCTTTGAGGATATGGAGCTAGTATGTAGGATAGCCTTCAAAGAACCCAAAAACGAGGAGGAGAAAAAGCTATCTCAGATTGTCGTGGGTGATTTGGGTGCAGACAGGATGGACTACCTCAGAAGAGATGCCTACTTTTGTGGGACATCCTACGGACTTTTTGACTACGGTAGGATCTTGTCACATCTAAGACATCAAGAAGGTAAGCTGTGTGTAAGCTACAGCGCTGTAACACCCTTAGAGAACTTCTTCCTTGGTAGGTACTTTATGTACGCTCAAGTGTACTTCCATAAGGTGGTCAGAATACTGAGCATACACCTAAACGAGCTTATAAAGAGCATGAAGGATGCAGACCTCCATTTCTCTACAGATGCAGAGTTTATTTCCTACTGTATGAAGAACTATGAAGACGAGAAGGTCAGAAGGATATTCGGTAGGGAGCACTACAGAGAGGTCTACACCACGACCGATGAAAAAGAATTTGCCCAGGTAAAGGAGTTTCTGCTTGAAAAGTACCCCGAAGAACTCCTTAGGTTTGACGTGTGCAAAAAGAGGCTCATGGATGAGGAAGTGTGGGTAGAAAGAAAGGAGGATTTGGTAAGGCTGAGGGATGTCTCCCAGATACTGGCAAACGTGAAAGATTTAGTCATATGCCGAGTTTATGCCCATAGGGATGTACACAGGGAAATAACCCGATGGTTTTCAAAAGCTCAAAGGGTTTGA
- a CDS encoding transglutaminaseTgpA domain-containing protein, which translates to MVFKSSKGLTLLVIHTTCILSILSLYKLLGFLGIIVVLFFYLVGVFFDVRGVYPVRRMFLNLLAVGLSLYIISGISFENFVEPISQLVLLLLVIKSWEDKKPRDMYQMLTLSLLALSISSLYNISLSFLVFFLTVISMAVLGVFFINLYKNLGDTRLEYRFLKVYTLASGLFIAGVFVLSLVFFYTLPRSQTPLFNIAVGGKKNLVSGLARQVELGKVGQIQQDNTVAFRVFGLKVKNPSDLYWRVFVFDHYQGNAWINSYSRMFPQKPHTGIEYTIVLEPTFDNYLPALDTPYYVKKLEGIKTQVWAYTGSVLRTQDLINRPIKYVVVSGEEKLYEDNPPENYLDLPPNIPKSIRSLAQLLEKDTSSDEEKVRRVIEYFKRDYSYTQNLEGTSGDPLEYFLFVKKKGNCEYFASATAVLLRLMGVPARVVGGFKGGVYNPNGNYIIVTNSMAHVWVEAYVKGKGWMRIDTTPPYTSVEEISRFSLLLDAVVTYWQNNVVGFSAQKQIELFKSIRLNLSLSSEKFRKNLLKVLVALGSLYGVYSLLVLYLKKRKTPENLYRELLKTLGLKEALPVELLRSIQKESFYKEAQYIVELYLRKKYSPYRVYPDEVREGYRLLKVIRDKLRK; encoded by the coding sequence ATGGTTTTCAAAAGCTCAAAGGGTTTGACCCTTCTTGTAATACACACAACCTGTATACTCTCCATCCTCTCCCTCTATAAGCTCTTGGGCTTTTTGGGTATTATTGTGGTGCTCTTCTTCTACTTGGTGGGTGTGTTCTTTGACGTAAGGGGTGTATATCCTGTGAGGAGGATGTTCCTCAACCTTTTGGCTGTTGGACTTTCTCTCTACATCATATCTGGTATAAGCTTTGAAAACTTTGTAGAACCTATAAGCCAACTTGTACTTCTCTTACTGGTGATAAAGTCGTGGGAGGATAAAAAACCCCGTGACATGTATCAGATGCTTACCCTGTCCTTACTCGCTCTATCCATATCAAGCCTTTACAACATAAGCCTGAGCTTTCTTGTCTTCTTCCTAACGGTTATATCTATGGCGGTCCTGGGGGTATTCTTCATAAACCTCTACAAGAATCTAGGGGACACTAGGCTGGAATATAGGTTTTTAAAGGTTTATACGCTAGCCTCTGGTCTTTTCATCGCGGGTGTGTTTGTCTTAAGTCTAGTCTTCTTTTATACTCTCCCAAGAAGTCAAACGCCCTTGTTTAACATAGCTGTAGGTGGTAAGAAGAACCTCGTTTCTGGTCTTGCCAGGCAAGTGGAACTAGGAAAGGTGGGTCAGATACAGCAGGACAACACGGTAGCCTTCAGGGTCTTCGGTCTAAAGGTTAAAAACCCCTCCGATCTTTACTGGAGAGTCTTCGTGTTTGATCACTATCAAGGAAATGCGTGGATAAACAGCTACAGTCGGATGTTTCCGCAAAAACCACATACTGGTATTGAGTACACCATAGTCCTTGAACCTACTTTCGATAACTACCTGCCAGCTTTGGACACTCCCTACTATGTGAAGAAGTTGGAAGGTATAAAAACCCAGGTATGGGCCTACACAGGTTCCGTACTCAGAACCCAGGATCTTATAAACAGACCTATAAAGTACGTGGTGGTTAGTGGAGAAGAGAAGCTATACGAGGATAATCCACCAGAGAATTACTTAGATCTACCACCAAACATCCCAAAGAGCATAAGGTCATTGGCTCAACTTTTGGAAAAGGACACCAGCAGCGACGAGGAGAAGGTTAGAAGAGTGATTGAATACTTTAAAAGAGACTACTCTTACACTCAAAACTTGGAGGGGACTTCTGGAGATCCTCTTGAGTACTTTCTATTTGTAAAGAAGAAAGGAAACTGTGAATACTTTGCCAGCGCTACGGCTGTACTTCTAAGGTTGATGGGTGTACCAGCTAGAGTGGTAGGTGGTTTTAAAGGCGGTGTGTACAACCCAAACGGTAACTACATAATAGTGACCAACTCTATGGCCCATGTGTGGGTAGAAGCCTACGTGAAAGGCAAAGGCTGGATGAGGATAGACACCACACCACCTTACACATCAGTGGAGGAAATCTCCCGTTTCTCTCTTTTGTTGGATGCAGTGGTCACCTATTGGCAGAATAACGTAGTTGGCTTTTCGGCGCAGAAACAAATAGAGCTCTTTAAGAGCATACGCTTGAACCTAAGCCTATCCAGTGAGAAGTTTAGAAAGAACCTTCTGAAAGTTCTAGTAGCTCTCGGCTCACTCTACGGAGTGTATTCCCTCCTTGTCCTGTACTTGAAAAAGAGGAAAACCCCAGAAAACCTCTACAGAGAACTCTTGAAAACCTTGGGCTTAAAAGAGGCTTTACCTGTAGAGCTTTTGCGTAGTATACAAAAAGAGAGCTTCTACAAAGAAGCTCAGTACATAGTGGAGCTTTACCTGAGAAAGAAGTATTCCCCTTATAGAGTGTACCCGGACGAGGTTCGTGAAGGTTACAGGCTTTTAAAGGTCATAAGAGACAAACTCAGGAAGTAG
- the mtaB gene encoding tRNA (N(6)-L-threonylcarbamoyladenosine(37)-C(2))-methylthiotransferase MtaB, whose amino-acid sequence MKVKVVNLGCRSNFFDGSFIAKQFLDKGYTLTQDIADVYIINTCTVTQGADRSSRQAIYQARRENPNALIVVTGCYAQVKPQELSSLKDVDLVVGNSHKDVILPLVEEHFQSKGKGVYVENIFRVSQVKSFDLVLYFEKSRPFLKVQEGCNRFCSFCIIPFARGKVRSVPLQRVLDQVRLLAQMGYQEVVLSGTQLTQYGWDIGTNLYELLKEIVKIEGIELIRLSSLYPSEIDERLLDLILYEEKIAPHFHLSLQSGSDRILALMERRYSAKDYAKLVETMVSKRPIANVGTDVIVGFPTETDEDFKETYKLLEELPIGYMHIFPYSDRPYTKASKMTDKVPEPVKEQRVEVLKELDKQKRKQFIAKNQGMELRAVVLQEGKLLTENYIKLRAEGFKETGKLVRVKLLPEFVSYDL is encoded by the coding sequence ATGAAGGTTAAGGTAGTTAATCTCGGCTGTAGGAGTAACTTCTTTGATGGGAGTTTCATAGCCAAGCAGTTCCTAGACAAAGGATACACATTAACACAAGACATTGCTGACGTTTACATAATAAACACCTGCACCGTTACGCAGGGGGCTGACAGATCTTCAAGACAAGCTATCTACCAGGCAAGGAGAGAAAATCCCAACGCTCTGATTGTAGTTACAGGCTGCTACGCGCAGGTAAAACCTCAAGAACTTTCTTCCTTAAAGGACGTGGACCTCGTGGTGGGTAACAGCCATAAGGATGTAATACTCCCTTTGGTGGAGGAGCATTTTCAAAGCAAAGGGAAAGGCGTATACGTCGAAAACATCTTTAGGGTAAGCCAGGTTAAAAGCTTTGACCTTGTGCTTTACTTTGAGAAGTCTAGGCCTTTTTTGAAAGTACAAGAAGGATGTAATAGGTTCTGCTCTTTTTGCATCATACCCTTCGCAAGGGGCAAGGTTAGAAGCGTACCACTTCAAAGGGTCCTAGATCAGGTGAGACTCCTAGCACAGATGGGTTATCAAGAAGTTGTACTTTCTGGTACACAGCTCACCCAGTACGGTTGGGATATAGGTACAAACCTGTACGAACTTCTGAAAGAGATTGTAAAGATAGAAGGTATAGAACTCATAAGGCTATCATCCCTATATCCATCGGAGATAGATGAAAGACTACTAGACCTTATACTTTACGAAGAGAAGATAGCACCCCACTTTCACCTGTCCTTGCAAAGCGGTAGCGATAGGATACTAGCGCTGATGGAGAGAAGATACTCTGCTAAGGACTATGCAAAACTCGTAGAGACCATGGTAAGCAAAAGACCCATTGCCAACGTAGGTACAGACGTGATAGTAGGCTTCCCTACAGAGACAGATGAGGACTTCAAAGAAACCTACAAACTACTCGAAGAGCTACCCATAGGTTACATGCACATCTTCCCCTACTCCGATAGACCCTACACGAAGGCGAGTAAGATGACAGACAAGGTACCTGAACCTGTAAAGGAACAAAGGGTAGAAGTCTTAAAGGAACTTGATAAGCAGAAGAGAAAGCAGTTTATAGCTAAAAACCAAGGTATGGAACTGAGAGCTGTAGTCCTACAGGAAGGAAAACTCCTAACAGAGAACTACATAAAGCTTAGAGCAGAAGGCTTTAAAGAGACTGGAAAGTTAGTAAGAGTAAAGCTACTTCCTGAGTTTGTCTCTTATGACCTTTAA